AATTGAATGAAGATAAAACTCTGTTTGGGCCAGTATGTGTATGAAGAACCACAATTGCTCAGAAATAAAGAAAGGACGGTATACGAATTCAACGCCTCGGCTGAAATACTATAACATTGCATAACTTGTACAATGATTGCTgaaacataaagaagaaaaaaatacatcAACTGAGGTATACCTTGCCATAAGCAGGCAGATTCAATGCAGATTCCAAAATGAAAGCAAGAATAGCTTTCTTTGTTTGCTCATCAAACCTGTAAAAGAAAATCACCAAATGGAACTATTAGAAAGCAATAAATTTGATAATGTGTAACAAGAACAGAGAGAAGATAAAGCTAACAAATTATCCATTTTAAAATGATAATTAAAGAGAAGACACTTACATCCGATGGTCAGGAAAGAAAAAACATTGTAGTATTTAAAAAAGACCTTTTATCGATATATTGCAGCAATACAGAACTATTGCCAGGAGGACCGAGTACAGATGTTAAAAATGATGGAACAAAATCACTGCGTGATAATATTTGACTCTTTTGTTGAACTATGAGCCGCAAAAGTTTCAGCTGAGATGGCGTGCAGTTGCTACCAGTTAAGACGGCATCAATTCCTGCCATATTGCAAATTTGGAACAGTACTTCAATGCACAAAGGTGGAAAAAGGTCAAAGATAAACCAAATCGACTCTAAAAGTGGTAAAAAAGGATTTAGGTATCTTACTTATGAAGTGAACGAACTTATCCACGTCTCCCACAGTGTGTCGAGCGCCTCAATGCACATCAGTGCTGCTGTTCGAATATCCTGGTATGAACATAGCATGGTGATAAGACTTAAGTGATACAGGTTCAAATAGATTAACACCAAGTGATttctttaccttttttttttctttttaatttcgtACTTCCCTTTTTCTCCCATCAAGAGATTTTCATGTTGCCTCGAAAGGCCTGATTTCAGTTTAGAGCGGCAAGCTTTCTAAAGACATTAAGATGAAAAATGAACTTAAAAGTAAAACTATTTCGAGCATGGAGATGTAAATGTCGTATACAAACAGAAACAGCAAAGCATATAAAAaacatttttagattttttaccgAAGGAAATTTTGCCATAAAGTAGTAAAACAAATAATTGCAAATGAGTAAACAAGATGAGACCTGGTTTTCACTAGAAAGTGGAACCAAAACAGAAGGAAAACTCAGAAGAAGTTGCAAGCTTGTTTCCAAGTTCTTTTCCTCTGACAACTGAGAACAAGTAGCAGTTATGCAATGAAGACTTTGAACTTGATCAGCAACAGAAACATCTGGAAGAAAAATTCATGACGAGTCCAATCAGCACCAGGTTCCACATGCTTCGAACAGAAAGAATTTCATAAAGAAAGAAGTGAATAACAAGGACTGGAATGGAAATAATAAGAACCTCTATCTGTAAAAAATTTGGATAGGATGCTGGCAATAGAGATGTTATGTTTCAccaaaagtaaagaaaacttccCCCGTAAAATATGCTTCAAGTGAGGTGTTCCAATGAACAGAAGCAAATCATGAAGTGAAGGAAGCCACTCTCTGTTATCAGCTTGACCCTGAAGgtgataagcaagattattagtGAATAATAACATATGCAGTTACTAAGACAATGCTTGCAACACATATGAGGACTACAAAAGAGATAGGAGCAATTAAATAACACGAAACAACTGACCGATTTGGCTACTGCAGAAACAATTGATTTCAATAGCCTCCAAAATATACAAATCAAGAGATTTGTATTTAGTGGCATAAAAGGGGGATTTAAAATCCTACTGAGAAATTCCGTGCAATCTTTGTCTAGCTCCTCCACGGTTAACTGCCCATTATATGACAGGAGGGAAAATGTAAAGAGTAAGAAATAACACGCTAGAAAAACCAGCAACAAGATAAGCGAATGTGAAATCAAAGTCTGAGTTAGCTAGAAATCTAGTTTATACCTCATTCTCAGAGATAGCATCTGTAGACTCCAATTCACTCCATTGCTGCTTCAGAACTGGGAAGCAAACCTCAAAAAGTCTTGTAAAGCCAGCATGATCTAACCAGAAGGAACACAACATTCAAAATTAACACTACAATTTAGGAAGGTACAGTTCTCTTGATGATCACAATAGCTTGCTCAGGCCTCTTAATGAACACAACGATATCTTTGGGGTTACTGATACATGATATTTGTGTTATTGCTGAAACTGAGTACTTTTTGAATTCTACATTTAACTCTGAAGAAGTAACAACTTGTTATTCAAATTATAAGATATTTGGAGATAATGTCATAATGATATGCTGTTTTAAAGTGACTTTTGTGTGTCTAATCCATCTACTTGTCAGGGAGGTTTCTTTGgtcaagatgaaaatgaaataacataAGCAAACATGATTTCTTATCTTCCTGAAAGACAACACACCACTAGCATTACTAGGTCCAGTCACCACCACCAGTGACAACCTGGTGTGAAGATTATTAATGTGGAAATTGAAGACCAAGAATGAAACCATAACAGAAAAGTCTAGTGAACTCATTAATGTTGAAGTATGTGATCAGGGAATGGAAGAtattatttagggtttgaatttgagaaaagtgtgaaaactttaaaaaatataaaataataattcatcAATTCCAAAAACTCACTATCAGGAACAGAAAATTCATTGATCTTGATGTTGTTTACAGAACTGACTTAACAACAAATACATACACTACAAAACCAAAAAGTCTGAAGTACAAAAGTAAATTAAATAGATAGCTCTGGAAGTTACAAGTCTGTGGATCTGTACTATGACAGCTGAAACATGTGGCATTAAAATATGAATCAAAATCCACCCAACTGAGATAGACCTAACTCAGAGAAGAAATTTTGGTAGTGCTTATGATGGTGGTGTTACTGCAAGTAAGAGATATGGGCTTTTTTTTCCCCTCAAGGATCCAAGTTTTATTTGGCTTGACCAAAGTCTATTAGTGTCCCTTAAGCATATAAGTAGTATAATGTCAAAACACAAAACAACCaagcagtggttattcttctACTTTTTCACCTTAAAGACCAAGCTTCCAATCCCTTCAATATCATTTATTCTTTAAACTTCATAGAAGCCCatagaagaaaaataaagaacacAACATACCTATATTCTCCATAGAGAGTGATtgtaaaaacaataaaaataacgttTTCGACAGCTCCGTATTACTGGAAGATTCAACGGCCATCCAGTCCATAAGCTCCATAGGGTGGTTAGCTGCAGAAGAGAAACTTATTAAAGAAAATCACATTAACAAGATCCAGTCTTGTTTCTCTTGAGCTAGCAAAGGCCAAAATGAGCACACCATAGATATAGTATGAAAACATAGATTACAGGCAGTTGAAGTTCTCTTTAACAACTGAACTAGTTCCCCATTTCACAATTGGCCACTTATGAATTCTACAATACACAACATTGG
The nucleotide sequence above comes from Papaver somniferum cultivar HN1 chromosome 8, ASM357369v1, whole genome shotgun sequence. Encoded proteins:
- the LOC113303814 gene encoding uncharacterized protein At3g06530-like isoform X2; its protein translation is MELMDWMAVESSSNTELSKTLFLLFLQSLSMENIDHAGFTRLFEVCFPVLKQQWSELESTDAISENELTVEELDKDCTEFLSRILNPPFMPLNTNLLICIFWRLLKSIVSAVAKSGQADNREWLPSLHDLLLFIGTPHLKHILRGKFSLLLVKHNISIASILSKFFTDRDVSVADQVQSLHCITATCSQLSEEKNLETSLQLLLSFPSVLVPLSSENQDIRTAALMCIEALDTLWETWISSFTS
- the LOC113303814 gene encoding uncharacterized protein At3g06530-like isoform X1, with the protein product MELMDWMAVESSSNTELSKTLFLLFLQSLSMENIDHAGFTRLFEVCFPVLKQQWSELESTDAISENELTVEELDKDCTEFLSRILNPPFMPLNTNLLICIFWRLLKSIVSAVAKSGQADNREWLPSLHDLLLFIGTPHLKHILRGKFSLLLVKHNISIASILSKFFTDRDVSVADQVQSLHCITATCSQLSEEKNLETSLQLLLSFPSVLVPLSSENQKACRSKLKSGLSRQHENLLMGEKGKYEIKKKKKRIFEQQH